A region of Myxococcus stipitatus DSM 14675 DNA encodes the following proteins:
- a CDS encoding leucyl aminopeptidase has product MNFTFVTGDATLANGELLVIPLFEGELSEGAPVSLASADRALEGRLRGAATQEGFKGKADQSLMMHTLGRTTAGRVLLLGLGHRARFQPETLRLALGRAAKAAQRLKVASVAVAIPATPSSADAVRAVVEGLELGAYRFDKYKSSAREEKGAQKPVKVALVLPEGTEKSRDVEDALALAKTVSEATNWARDLVNEPPNAVTPAVLAEAARKSAREHGLKITIGGKREIEKLDMGMFLGVAAGSTEEPRLIHVVYTPKNARDAKRPPLALVGKAITFDSGGLSLKPTEGMVEMKTDMAGSAAVLGAMQVIAAVKPPFPVHAFIGACENMPAGNAYKPGDILTSRLGKTVEITNTDAEGRLVLGDILTWACEHQPSAVIDLATLTGACIVALGNYIVGAFGDHDGAVNEVLQAARTAGEDMWRLPVSELQKDALRSEVADMKNSGERWGGSINAALFLKEFVGETPWVHLDIAGPSNSPKERGYNAKGATGVGVRTLVEWVRLRAQNQATEPAEASSAKPARAARGSRKSAKS; this is encoded by the coding sequence ATGAATTTCACCTTCGTCACCGGCGACGCCACCCTTGCGAATGGCGAGCTGCTCGTCATTCCGCTCTTCGAGGGCGAGCTGAGTGAGGGCGCCCCGGTCAGCCTGGCCTCGGCGGACCGCGCGCTGGAGGGCCGCCTGCGGGGCGCCGCGACCCAAGAGGGCTTCAAGGGCAAGGCCGACCAGTCCCTGATGATGCACACGCTCGGCCGCACCACCGCGGGCCGCGTGCTGTTGTTGGGCCTGGGCCACCGCGCCCGCTTCCAGCCGGAGACGCTCCGCCTGGCCCTGGGCCGCGCGGCCAAGGCGGCTCAGCGCCTCAAGGTCGCGTCCGTCGCGGTGGCGATTCCCGCCACGCCGTCCTCCGCCGACGCGGTGCGCGCGGTGGTGGAAGGGCTGGAGCTGGGCGCCTACCGCTTCGACAAGTACAAGTCCTCCGCGCGCGAGGAGAAGGGCGCGCAGAAGCCCGTCAAGGTCGCGCTGGTGCTGCCCGAGGGCACCGAGAAGTCGCGCGACGTGGAGGACGCCCTCGCGCTGGCGAAGACGGTGAGCGAGGCCACCAACTGGGCCCGCGACCTGGTGAACGAGCCGCCCAACGCGGTGACGCCCGCGGTGCTGGCGGAGGCCGCCCGCAAGTCCGCGCGCGAGCACGGGCTGAAGATCACCATCGGCGGCAAGCGCGAAATCGAGAAGCTGGACATGGGCATGTTCCTGGGCGTCGCGGCCGGGAGCACCGAGGAGCCCCGCCTCATCCACGTCGTCTACACGCCGAAGAACGCGCGCGACGCGAAGCGCCCGCCGCTGGCGCTGGTGGGCAAGGCCATCACCTTCGACTCGGGCGGTCTGTCGCTCAAGCCCACCGAGGGCATGGTGGAGATGAAGACGGACATGGCCGGCTCCGCCGCCGTGCTGGGCGCCATGCAGGTCATCGCCGCCGTCAAGCCGCCCTTCCCCGTGCATGCCTTCATCGGCGCGTGTGAGAACATGCCCGCTGGCAATGCCTACAAACCCGGCGACATCCTCACGTCCCGCCTGGGCAAGACGGTGGAGATCACCAACACGGACGCCGAGGGCCGCCTCGTCCTGGGTGACATCCTCACCTGGGCCTGCGAGCACCAGCCGTCCGCCGTCATCGACCTGGCCACGCTGACGGGCGCGTGCATCGTCGCGCTGGGCAACTACATCGTCGGCGCCTTCGGAGACCACGACGGCGCGGTCAACGAGGTGCTCCAGGCCGCGCGCACCGCGGGCGAGGACATGTGGCGCCTGCCCGTGAGCGAGCTGCAGAAGGACGCGCTGCGCTCCGAGGTCGCCGACATGAAGAACTCCGGCGAGCGCTGGGGCGGCTCCATCAACGCCGCGCTCTTCCTCAAGGAGTTCGTCGGCGAGACGCCGTGGGTGCACCTGGATATCGCCGGTCCGTCCAACAGCCCCAAGGAGCGCGGCTACAACGCCAAGGGCGCCACGGGCGTGGGCGTGCGGACGCTGGTGGAGTGGGTGCGGCTGCGCGCGCAGAACCAGGCCACCGAGCCCGCGGAGGCGTCGAGCGCCAAGCCCGCGCGCGCCGCTCGGGGTTCGCGCAAGTCGGCGAAGAGCTGA
- a CDS encoding sulfite exporter TauE/SafE family protein — protein sequence MTVLLLMVVGVLAGALGAMLGIGGGIVLVPALVLGFNVPLEEAIPASLLCVVANSCAAAAGYVDNHLSDIRLGLTLELSTVLGAIAGGLVAALLAPAMVAVVFGLFTLYVSLQMMFLRSPRAEPATLDDYRPTNYPLGISGSFVAGGLSALLGVGGGPLKVPLMSYGMHVPFKVASATSNLMIGVTGAASVAAYALRGHLKLALVSPLVVGVLAGAYAGGQLMPKVPTTVLKRLFALVLLVVAGQMLWKGGAGLWPSVWK from the coding sequence ATGACGGTTCTTCTCCTCATGGTGGTGGGCGTGCTCGCGGGAGCGCTGGGGGCGATGCTGGGCATTGGCGGCGGCATCGTGCTGGTGCCCGCGTTGGTGCTGGGCTTCAACGTGCCCCTGGAGGAGGCGATACCGGCCAGCCTGCTGTGCGTGGTGGCCAACTCCTGCGCCGCGGCGGCTGGCTACGTGGACAACCACCTGAGTGACATCCGCCTGGGGCTGACGTTGGAGCTGTCCACGGTGCTGGGGGCCATCGCCGGAGGGCTGGTGGCGGCGCTGCTCGCGCCCGCGATGGTGGCGGTGGTGTTCGGCCTGTTCACCCTCTACGTCTCGCTGCAGATGATGTTCCTGCGCTCGCCTCGCGCGGAGCCCGCGACGCTCGACGACTACCGGCCGACGAACTATCCGCTGGGCATCTCCGGCTCCTTCGTGGCGGGAGGTCTCTCCGCGCTCCTGGGCGTGGGCGGCGGGCCGCTGAAGGTGCCGCTGATGAGCTACGGCATGCACGTGCCCTTCAAGGTGGCCAGCGCCACCAGCAACCTGATGATTGGCGTGACGGGCGCGGCGAGCGTGGCCGCCTATGCCCTCCGCGGACACCTGAAGCTGGCGCTGGTGTCTCCCTTGGTGGTGGGCGTTCTGGCGGGCGCGTATGCCGGCGGCCAGCTGATGCCCAAGGTCCCGACGACGGTGCTCAAGAGACTCTTCGCGCTGGTGCTGCTGGTGGTGGCGGGGCAGATGTTGTGGAAGGGAGGGGCGGGACTGTGGCCGAGCGTGTGGAAGTGA
- a CDS encoding tetratricopeptide repeat protein: MHPSEDTERAHLLEALQKQKNTLASLRITGSPTQVGQELVSLAEVHGLLDDHAASRQCYEEALALFKEAGYKPGQAQACFGLGVVKANFEDHRGAVELIAQAAMLFNETKDREGEAMCRACVGESLRALGQPEAAEEKYQEALILYRQTRNTERTARLLLDIGDIRMEKAEYEPARKRFLEAIPMLEKGEDPEALALGHLLLGESEGLLGQHEAARTHLLRAVELYQELHDHVYEARARWDLSLSCFYTQDLAAAREQLEAVLPLYEEQGRADEVAKVRNILAHFAARGS, from the coding sequence ATGCATCCGTCCGAAGACACCGAACGCGCCCACCTGCTCGAGGCGCTCCAGAAGCAGAAGAACACGCTGGCCTCGCTGCGCATCACCGGCTCGCCCACCCAGGTGGGGCAGGAGCTGGTGAGCCTGGCGGAGGTGCACGGCCTGCTCGATGACCATGCCGCGAGCCGCCAGTGCTACGAGGAGGCGCTCGCCCTGTTCAAGGAGGCGGGCTACAAGCCGGGTCAGGCCCAGGCGTGCTTCGGGCTGGGCGTGGTGAAGGCGAACTTCGAGGACCACCGCGGCGCGGTGGAGCTCATCGCCCAGGCCGCCATGCTCTTCAACGAGACGAAGGACCGCGAGGGCGAGGCCATGTGCCGCGCGTGCGTCGGCGAGTCCCTTCGCGCGCTGGGCCAGCCGGAGGCCGCCGAGGAGAAGTACCAGGAGGCCCTCATCCTCTACCGCCAGACGCGCAACACCGAGCGCACCGCGCGGCTGCTGCTGGACATCGGCGACATCCGCATGGAGAAGGCCGAGTACGAGCCGGCGCGAAAGCGCTTCCTCGAGGCGATTCCCATGCTCGAGAAGGGCGAGGACCCGGAGGCGCTCGCGCTGGGGCACCTGCTCCTGGGTGAGTCCGAGGGTCTCCTGGGCCAGCACGAGGCGGCGCGCACGCACCTCTTGCGCGCGGTGGAGCTCTACCAGGAGCTGCACGACCACGTGTACGAGGCCCGCGCCCGCTGGGACCTGAGCCTGTCCTGCTTCTACACGCAGGACCTGGCCGCCGCGCGCGAGCAGCTGGAAGCCGTGCTCCCGCTCTACGAGGAGCAGGGCCGCGCGGACGAGGTCGCCAAGGTGCGCAACATCCTGGCCCACTTCGCCGCGCGCGGCTCCTGA
- a CDS encoding DUF4388 domain-containing protein produces MAQKPKATPRVGGEATSLELEKSLAAGLSSTRPLSAWFHGPEGMVLLHEPSGFAGFLAGTLGTLSVEEVFAHVLTGIRSGLLAVQSGAVRRTVSFRDGQVVFATSTERSERLGAVLTRLGLVTQAQLTQALSRVTPSRRIGQVLTSEGLVSEAHLYGAMTYVVREVVLSLFELTEGSFLFVEGPAPMADVVKLPERTRDLVLTGIKRSEELARLRRRYPEDLRAEPGPAGPKPGEERFFQRMGAGATLSDLRAVREGGQHAFFSWLDECVRGGHLQIRPTTPPAAPVPAVEGMAWELLSAEERYNLLLSLIHRSLRDAGKDVDLLRGFLDAPPSGLEDAFAGVVPGPDGRVDVTRLRANLSLGGEAVARAMTLEALDAIVSYALFSARNVLPPDVAERLSNTYRTLQGGLA; encoded by the coding sequence GTGGCCCAGAAACCCAAGGCCACGCCCCGCGTCGGCGGCGAGGCGACTTCACTCGAGCTGGAGAAGTCCCTTGCCGCGGGCCTGTCCTCCACACGTCCCCTCTCGGCCTGGTTCCACGGGCCGGAGGGGATGGTGCTCCTCCACGAGCCCTCGGGCTTCGCCGGCTTCCTGGCGGGCACGCTCGGGACGCTGTCGGTGGAGGAGGTCTTCGCCCACGTCCTGACGGGCATCCGCAGCGGGCTGCTGGCCGTGCAGAGCGGCGCGGTCCGACGGACGGTGTCCTTCCGGGACGGGCAGGTCGTCTTCGCCACGTCCACGGAGCGCTCGGAGCGGCTGGGCGCGGTGCTGACGCGGCTGGGGCTGGTGACGCAGGCGCAGCTCACGCAAGCGCTGTCGCGCGTGACGCCGTCGCGGCGCATCGGTCAGGTGCTGACCTCCGAGGGGCTGGTGTCCGAGGCCCACCTCTACGGCGCCATGACGTACGTCGTGCGCGAGGTGGTGCTGAGCCTCTTCGAGCTGACGGAAGGCAGCTTCCTCTTCGTCGAGGGCCCCGCGCCCATGGCCGACGTGGTGAAGCTGCCCGAGCGCACGCGGGACCTGGTGCTCACCGGCATCAAGCGCTCGGAGGAGCTGGCTCGCCTGCGGCGGCGCTATCCGGAGGACCTGCGCGCGGAGCCCGGGCCCGCGGGGCCAAAGCCGGGGGAGGAGCGCTTCTTCCAGCGGATGGGCGCGGGCGCGACGCTGAGCGACCTGCGCGCCGTGCGCGAGGGCGGGCAGCACGCCTTCTTCTCGTGGCTGGACGAGTGCGTGCGAGGCGGGCACCTCCAGATTCGCCCCACGACGCCTCCCGCGGCGCCCGTGCCGGCGGTGGAGGGCATGGCCTGGGAGTTGTTGTCCGCGGAGGAGCGCTACAACCTGCTCCTGTCGTTGATTCACCGCTCGCTGCGCGACGCGGGGAAGGACGTGGACCTGCTGCGGGGCTTCCTGGATGCGCCGCCCTCCGGGCTGGAGGATGCCTTCGCGGGGGTGGTGCCGGGGCCGGACGGGCGGGTGGACGTGACGCGGCTGCGCGCCAACCTGTCCCTGGGCGGCGAGGCCGTGGCGCGGGCCATGACGCTGGAGGCGCTGGACGCCATCGTCTCCTATGCGCTGTTCTCCGCGCGCAATGTGTTGCCGCCCGACGTGGCGGAGCGGTTGTCCAACACCTACCGCACCCTGCAGGGAGGTCTGGCCTAG
- a CDS encoding thioredoxin domain-containing protein, producing MPMRPTPVILAALLAASFTAGCNKEKAPAAAQAPAAAQATAGEPTPDTVVATFGDGQKITYKELNERIQEPMANLEKQKFQLRKRGLDGMVTEKLVDAEAKKRGMTQDQFLKAEIDDKVPAPTDEKIKEVFDGAKGQLPPGSTFEQMKPQIVDFLTQQPKQERAQALFGELRKNANVQITLPEPPRPPAERKQVAATGPSKGADNAPITIVEFSDFQCPFCSRANAAVDQVMKEYEGKVKLVFRQFPLDFHKEAQKAAEASLCAGDQGKFWEMHDKLFASQSALQVDSLKSYAGELGLDKAKFDKCLDSGEKAATVKSDMADGQKVGVSGTPAFFINGIMLSGAQPAEEFKTIIDAELKAPAQK from the coding sequence ATGCCCATGCGTCCAACCCCTGTCATCCTCGCCGCGTTGCTGGCGGCTTCCTTCACCGCCGGTTGCAACAAGGAGAAGGCGCCGGCCGCCGCGCAGGCGCCGGCCGCCGCGCAGGCCACCGCGGGTGAGCCGACCCCGGACACGGTGGTCGCCACCTTCGGCGACGGCCAGAAGATCACCTACAAGGAGCTCAACGAGCGCATCCAGGAGCCGATGGCGAACCTGGAGAAGCAGAAGTTCCAGCTGCGCAAGCGGGGCCTTGATGGGATGGTGACGGAGAAGCTGGTCGACGCCGAGGCGAAGAAGCGCGGCATGACGCAGGACCAGTTCCTCAAGGCGGAGATCGACGACAAGGTTCCCGCGCCCACCGACGAGAAGATCAAGGAGGTCTTCGACGGTGCCAAGGGCCAGCTGCCGCCCGGCTCGACCTTCGAGCAGATGAAGCCGCAGATTGTCGACTTCCTCACGCAGCAGCCCAAGCAGGAGCGCGCCCAGGCCCTCTTCGGCGAGCTGCGCAAGAACGCCAACGTGCAGATCACCCTGCCGGAGCCCCCGCGTCCCCCCGCGGAGCGCAAGCAGGTCGCCGCCACGGGCCCGTCGAAGGGCGCGGACAACGCCCCCATCACCATCGTGGAGTTCAGCGACTTCCAGTGCCCGTTCTGCAGCCGCGCCAACGCGGCCGTGGACCAGGTCATGAAGGAGTACGAGGGCAAGGTGAAGCTGGTGTTCCGCCAGTTCCCGCTCGACTTCCACAAGGAGGCGCAGAAGGCCGCCGAGGCGTCGCTGTGCGCCGGGGACCAGGGCAAGTTCTGGGAGATGCACGACAAGCTGTTCGCCAGCCAGAGCGCGCTGCAGGTCGACAGCCTGAAGTCCTACGCGGGCGAGCTGGGCCTGGACAAGGCGAAGTTCGACAAGTGCCTGGACTCGGGTGAGAAGGCGGCCACCGTGAAGAGCGACATGGCGGACGGCCAGAAGGTCGGCGTCAGCGGCACGCCGGCGTTCTTCATCAACGGCATCATGCTCTCCGGCGCGCAGCCCGCCGAGGAGTTCAAGACCATCATCGACGCCGAGCTGAAGGCGCCGGCGCAGAAGTAG
- the lpxC gene encoding UDP-3-O-acyl-N-acetylglucosamine deacetylase, whose translation MPPSSYNQRTLSKTASLQGIGLHSGAKVTLTLRPAPAGHGIVFVRTDLPRPVSIPALAEYVVDTSLATTLGRDGVKVATVEHFMAAMAGLGIDNARVELDGPEVPIMDGSAAPFAALIQEAGIRELDTPKELLVIRKSVSVVDGDKQASLTPSTNFRISCTIDFEHPIIQGQAFDLDFSDREFSREISRARTFGFLRDVEKLKKLGLARGGSLENAIVVDELSILNPEGLRFTDEFVRHKILDAIGDVSLFGRPVIGHLTAYKTGHALNHKLVRKVLSDPSCYEIVPARRLDLEGLELGLPGLAGALALEPLVA comes from the coding sequence ATGCCCCCGTCTTCCTACAACCAGCGCACCCTTTCGAAGACCGCCAGTCTGCAGGGAATCGGGCTCCACTCGGGCGCGAAGGTGACGCTCACGCTGCGTCCGGCGCCCGCGGGGCACGGCATCGTCTTCGTCCGCACGGACCTGCCCCGGCCGGTGAGCATCCCCGCGCTGGCGGAGTACGTGGTGGACACGTCCCTGGCGACGACGCTGGGCCGCGACGGCGTGAAGGTCGCGACGGTGGAGCACTTCATGGCCGCCATGGCGGGCCTGGGCATCGACAACGCCCGGGTGGAGCTGGACGGCCCCGAGGTTCCCATCATGGACGGCAGCGCCGCGCCCTTCGCCGCGCTCATCCAGGAAGCCGGCATCCGCGAGCTGGACACGCCCAAGGAGCTGCTGGTCATCCGCAAGTCGGTGTCCGTGGTGGATGGCGACAAGCAGGCCTCGCTGACGCCCTCCACGAACTTCCGCATCAGCTGCACCATCGACTTCGAGCACCCCATCATCCAGGGCCAGGCCTTCGACCTGGACTTCAGCGACCGGGAGTTCTCCCGGGAGATCTCTCGCGCGCGCACCTTCGGCTTCCTGCGCGACGTGGAGAAGCTGAAGAAGCTGGGCCTGGCGCGCGGCGGCTCGCTGGAGAACGCCATCGTCGTGGACGAGCTCTCCATCCTCAACCCGGAGGGTCTGCGCTTCACGGACGAGTTCGTGCGGCACAAGATCCTCGACGCCATCGGCGACGTGTCTCTCTTCGGCCGCCCCGTCATCGGACACCTCACGGCGTACAAGACGGGCCACGCGCTCAATCACAAGCTGGTGCGCAAGGTGCTTTCGGACCCCAGCTGCTATGAGATTGTCCCCGCGCGTCGACTCGACCTGGAGGGTCTGGAGTTGGGCCTGCCGGGGTTGGCTGGAGCGCTGGCGCTGGAGCCGCTCGTCGCCTGA
- a CDS encoding helix-turn-helix domain-containing protein yields MNDNALNANVGLKLRGLRLARNIKQADAAKDLGVSPAYLNLIEKGKRVMPFPLLWKALRYFDQDPEQFMSTLGEGRVDEALAKLLDEPLLKSLDIDPESLQSLSAEPKLAGTVAALFNLYKNTRTQLENVLAQLNVEERTRAQGGAGNGTVPGVRFDYSPFDEVSDFLETHRNYFPEIEEQAEALRRDVSLERQLTSGQLVQLLERRFGYRVLFDTAPSGSSVVRRLDPEEQTLTLSPDLTEQPLKFQIAASMGLLMLDREKLVERILGAGRMRHAETQRLIKVNLANYFAGALMLPYGDFFKEVQRTRYDVELLSSIFGSTYETVAHRLCNLSDPKRPGIPFHFLRSDIAGNISKRYSGTGIRFATGGGSCGKWAVHLAFLNPSQLTRQYSMMPDGTTYFCFAKVQLQPIEGSIVKGTAYSIGLGTHAENAKFLAYGLPTNDLRKDAIPSGISCRFCERTDCNQRAAASYRFAFAFDEYTKKDCFFSPLLGYEQGDKQEKDRHHGHHGGSTAGAHAATGNGDPLHPGVNGADRSEKHDSLDKAARRRKGGDA; encoded by the coding sequence ATGAACGACAACGCACTGAACGCCAACGTGGGCTTGAAGCTCCGCGGCCTGCGTCTTGCCCGGAACATCAAGCAAGCCGACGCGGCGAAGGACCTGGGAGTCTCTCCCGCCTACCTGAACCTCATCGAGAAGGGGAAGCGGGTGATGCCCTTCCCGCTGCTCTGGAAGGCGCTGAGGTACTTCGACCAGGACCCCGAGCAGTTCATGTCCACGCTCGGCGAGGGCCGGGTGGACGAGGCGCTCGCCAAGCTCCTCGACGAGCCGCTGCTCAAGAGCCTGGACATCGACCCGGAGTCGCTCCAGTCGCTGTCGGCGGAGCCGAAGCTGGCGGGCACCGTGGCCGCGCTGTTCAACCTCTACAAGAACACCCGCACGCAGCTGGAGAACGTGCTGGCGCAGCTCAACGTGGAGGAGCGCACGCGCGCGCAGGGCGGTGCGGGCAACGGCACCGTGCCGGGCGTGCGGTTCGACTACTCACCGTTCGACGAGGTGAGCGACTTCCTGGAGACCCACCGCAACTACTTCCCGGAGATTGAAGAGCAGGCGGAGGCGCTGCGGCGCGACGTCAGCCTGGAGCGGCAGCTCACCAGCGGGCAGCTCGTGCAGCTCCTGGAGCGGCGCTTCGGCTACCGCGTGCTCTTCGACACCGCGCCCAGCGGCTCGTCCGTGGTGCGGCGGTTGGACCCGGAGGAGCAGACGCTCACGCTGTCGCCGGACCTCACCGAGCAGCCGCTCAAGTTTCAAATCGCCGCGTCCATGGGTCTGTTGATGCTGGACCGCGAGAAGCTGGTGGAGCGCATCCTCGGCGCCGGCCGAATGCGGCACGCGGAGACGCAGCGGCTCATCAAGGTGAACCTGGCCAACTACTTCGCCGGCGCGCTGATGCTGCCCTACGGGGACTTCTTCAAGGAGGTGCAGCGCACGCGCTACGACGTGGAGCTCCTGTCGAGCATCTTCGGCTCCACCTACGAGACGGTGGCCCACCGGCTGTGCAACCTGTCGGACCCCAAGCGCCCCGGCATCCCCTTCCACTTCCTGCGCTCGGACATCGCCGGCAACATCTCCAAGCGCTACAGCGGCACCGGCATCCGCTTCGCCACCGGCGGCGGAAGCTGCGGCAAGTGGGCCGTGCACCTGGCCTTCCTCAACCCGTCCCAGCTCACCCGGCAGTATTCGATGATGCCGGACGGCACCACGTACTTCTGCTTCGCGAAGGTGCAGCTGCAGCCCATCGAGGGCTCCATCGTCAAGGGCACCGCGTACTCCATCGGCCTGGGCACCCACGCGGAGAACGCCAAGTTCCTGGCGTACGGCCTGCCCACCAATGACTTGCGCAAGGACGCCATTCCGTCCGGCATCTCCTGCCGCTTCTGCGAGCGCACCGACTGCAACCAGCGCGCGGCCGCCAGCTACCGCTTCGCCTTCGCCTTCGACGAGTACACGAAGAAGGACTGCTTCTTCTCCCCGCTGCTCGGCTACGAGCAGGGCGACAAGCAGGAGAAGGACCGCCATCACGGGCACCACGGCGGGTCCACGGCGGGGGCGCACGCCGCCACCGGAAATGGTGACCCGCTGCATCCGGGCGTCAACGGCGCTGACCGGAGTGAGAAGCACGATTCGTTGGACAAGGCCGCCCGGCGCCGCAAGGGTGGTGACGCGTGA